Within Sorghum bicolor cultivar BTx623 chromosome 2, Sorghum_bicolor_NCBIv3, whole genome shotgun sequence, the genomic segment ccattgccgggttCGAGGCCCATGAACCCCGGCGACCTCGTGGTCTGAGGGTAGAGCACCCTGTTCTCGTACACGCCGATGACGCCGGGCGCGCTGGACATGAGCCGGGCCTCGTCGCCAGTGAGCTGGACGGCGAAGCCGTGCATGACGGTGTCGTAGGTGTACAGGATGCCGCTGGAGCTCGCCGCCCGAGTGGAAGACGCGTGGGTGGACACCATGGAACGGTACCAGTCCTCCAGGGAGCGGAAGTGGGGCGGCTTGGCGAGGTCGTTGGCATGGACGATGTAGGTGGTGCTCGTTGTTGACTGAGGCTTCAGCGCAGCGTGGTTCTTGGTCTTTGGGGTGAGGACTGCGTCGGCGAACTGGACAAGGAGGAGGAAGAGTGCTAGGTGGTGCAAGAGCCTGGTGATGGTGGTCGCCATTGCTGATGGATGTGTGCGTGAGCTCGTGGTGAAGGAATGCGTGCCCGGTGTGAGCCTTTTATAGAGGCCGAGCCCTGGACAATGCTACACTACACAGCAGAAAGAGTGGTAAGCTGGTGTACCATGTGGTGGTAGGCCATGTGGTCGGTGGATTGCACTAGAAGATTTTGCTCATTAACAGATTGTTAGATGACATGTAGGACCATTTGTCAGTGATAAAAATGTCATTCTAGATTGTATACAATATCTCTGTATTCCTATCGAAAAAAACTTGTTTGATCAAGGAAAACACAGTACTCCCGGACTACGGAACTCTTGTGGCTAGCTAAGTGCCTCTTTTGTACAGTTAAGCAAGGAGGACATTAATGTATTTGTGGTGTGAGCCTATGCAACATTAGTTAGTGTATTCAATGTGAGAACTTTGGTTATGCTTGTTCAATCCGCAAGAAAGTTGTGTCTCATGGTTAATGGGGCATTACCCCAACTTCAGGTGAGTAGTTAGTTCACCTAAGGATTACCCTAGATTTAATTCAATCAACATGAGCCCCTAGGAaaaataagggcactcacaatgcagactctatcatagagtctaaagttatttattacctcgaacaatgtggacttggagtttaaataagacttggagtcttatttttttctacctctttcttcaataaatatgctgccacatcagcaaaatatcataaataatatgtaattaagtgtcttggactctatgatagagtcttgcattgtgagtgccctaataggAAGAGAACTTTTTGTGTGATTACTGAGTTTAAAGATCTAGTATAAAGATATTCGTCCCAGGAAATAAAAGTAAAGAAAGATGTCAAGTTTTGGGAACCAAGGTGAGGAGCTTTTGCCAGAATTTGTGCCCttctttaaaaaatattaagatAACTTTATCATATTTAGATGAATTTGTAGAAAAATTCCATTTGGACATGCTCCTTTCTGAAAATGAAATGCAACAAGTCATCTTGCACCAGACAATAGCAAATTCAAGGCCACAAATATGTATCAGAGGCGTGCAAGTCAAAACCAGTGCTACACTGCCCGCACTGAAGAAAGCCCAATGAGCATTCTGGGCTGTAAAACAAATAAAACTTTGGAGCTATCTCGATTTGTTATACTAGATAGCTCAGAAGTGTAAGAGTTTCAATTTCATCAGGCGACCAAGGTTAATATAGACAGCAAATGTGAACTCCGAAGCAATGTCCATTAAGAAAGATGAACCCTGAAGCAATAATAAGGTGCTCCTAAAAGATTAGACAGTTTCTCCTGTAGTCTCTTTCAACTATAATTCCATCATATCCTGCCAATTTGAACTCAAGGTGTCAATGATAAGCCCGTATACATGGATACTCCTCACTTTTAGTAGTGGGCTGCCTTGCAAATTAATCCACAGCCATTTATTCAAAACGAGGCGACGTGTTTGGCCATCCTGCCCGGCCTTAAATATCCTCTCTGTTCAACCAAATCATAAATTGTAAGAAATGGTGGCCAGTTAGATTTCTTCGCTTGTACTCCGTTGTAGTGAACAACAGACCATTTCATGATGTCAATGATATATAATGCTGGGCAGAGAAGCCTATCACAACTGTACTAGTAGAATGATTTCCTCTCTGCTATCAGGAACATTGGTAAAGCTAAAAAATACTTCTCCTAGCTCCCTCTGGAGGAGCCTCCTGAGAGGCTGTTTTATCAAATGTTTTTCAAAACAGCTTCAGCTCTATTGGTGAAGCTTCTCATGGAACCGAAGCCCCcacataaaaaaacaaaaacaaaaacaaaaacttcaCTAGTGAAACCAAAATAGTTGTATCAGTGCACTTATGCCATAGTTTGGGCATCAAAAGGCAACTAGCACACCACAATCTAGTAAGGTCTATCAAATTTGCTGGTAAGGTTTTATGCTTTTGGTTACCAAGGACAATGGGGATCATTTTTGCAAAAACGAGGGAAGTGGGGATAAAACTCACTGGTTGCTGGTGATTTTAGTTTGAAGTCATCATATATTAGACGAACCATGTAAGGTCTTTCTTCCATGTTTACAGTAAACAAGTGCTTTTGATGAATAATGTTGCGATGGATCCCCATTTCATCCATCAAAAGTCAAAACtaaacaataaaaaaaataaaagattaCCATCCAACTCAGACCAAGGTACCACTGGAAAATCGCTAGTGAAATCCCCCTCGAGAAAGTGAATAAATATTGCAAAACGAAGAAGCATCTAGCATAACTCTTGAATGATTGCAACTTAAACATACAACAACTGTCAAGAGGAATTAGTCAACCAATTTATCCTATACATATATTCAGAAGAAACTCAACATCAGCTGCTTTCTTGAAAACTGAAATATCCTATAGCCGTTCAGAGTTCCTCACAGAACTTGTATGAACAAGAAGTGTAACTTGCCACTATACCATACAACCCTAGAATATGCAGGGATCAGAATTCGACTTGCTACCATTCAAGCACCAAAGCTACTTCAGCCTGAACTAAAAATTACAGCACAGAGCAGCATCATATCTTCTGGTCACTATCCTCAGACTCATCATGCTGGTCTGTAGCACTGCCATTTGGTAAAGCACCTGCTCCTTTTCGGTTAACGTCACTGAAGGGTCTCTTCCTTGATGAGGATGGTTCAAAAGCATCCACCTCCTTGCTCTTCACAACTTCATCAACAGCCATGTCATCTTTCTCTTGATGAGCCCCAGATACTGAAGGCGGAGGTGGCATCATGTCAATTCCACTGAGCCGACAGAAGACTTTCTCAACTGTTTCGGTTATCTCTTTCCCTAATCCACCATTGTCTAGAATCAGCTCCCAAACTGCCTTGGAGGCTTTCTCAAGGACTGGAGTCCTGCATTGCATAAAACAATTAGCACTACATCATAGTTTTGATGAAATCTTCGTACTGGTTGAGGCAAGAAGCTGGGAATGGAGTCAAAAACTGCAAAATGCAGGAGATGTAAATTTGGATTTTCCAGAATATAAACAATACACCAGAACAATGGAAGAACAAATAAAATCACGGGAACTATATCACTTAACTACTTTTTGAACAACGAGCAACGATACGTAGGAAGATGACTTATCCTAGACCTGGAGGTTTATGTATGAGGTCAAGGCCACACGTGTTCTTACTTGTTAGTAAAAAATGCTATAAACATTTTGTAACATCCAGATAAGCAATTTGTGGTTAAGGCCAAATACAAACCATGCAATGTACTGTTACTGAGCATAGATTCAAACAGAAAGACAGGAGCTTACTCCAGTTCTTGTCGAAGTGCATCAAATAACTCTCTCTTGGTCTTTTTCTCAGCTCCAGGAGTATTCagtaccttgctttgctccacCATCATCATAGTGTTTTTCTTCATATCTTCCTGAAATCAAATTAACAAAGTTCATCGAGATAGAGTGATGCCAAGAGCATGAAGAATGGTTCATGTAGCTAAGACAATGCAGAAATGATTTTATTCTACATCAACAAGAATATCCTGCCATATGCACATATAGAACCTTATGCTAATAaataaggaaagaaaaaaagaacagTTTTCCAAAACATAATGCTGAAAGGACAGGAAAAAGAATGAGACCACTGCACTGAGGAAACAACATGTGCCAACTGACACCAAAGAAAAAGTGAACACTTAAATTCTTGTGCAAACAAATTCCTGATACATCACGTTGATATGGGGAAAAGTATAACAGAACCAATGAGGAAACGGCATGTGACACCAAAGGACAACTAAATACCCAAATTCTCGTGCAAAACAATTCCGAACCATCATGTTGATACAAGAGAAGTACAGATTGAAACTGACGATGAAACGAGTGCCAAGTGACAGCAAAGAACAACTAAATACCCTAACTCTCATGCAAACCAATTCCCTGTTTAAAGGTCCTTTTGGGATATGCACAATCGCCTCTGAACTGCAGCATCATTTAAATAACCTACTGAACTCTTAACTTAATTTTAACAATTTAGTCACAGAGCTTCCTGATTCCATCGATTACAGAAAGCGCACAACCTGGATAGAAGTTCAGTTAATTCAGACCGTCCCAGGGTTGCATACTATGAGCATATCTCCTAAGCAGGCCTACCAACTTAAGCTGGAAGTGATTTCTTAACTGTATATAGTTTTAGAGGAACTGTATAATGTTTTCCTTTTATCATACAACAAAAAACTTAACATAATAGTAACAGGAGGAACCAAAATAAAAGGCCTCATCGAAAGGAATAGGAGGGGAATCGGGAGCGGAAGGGAAGCCTGCACGTACGTTGGCCTTGAGCTGGGCGATGATCTTCATGCGGAGAGCATCGATGCTGCCGTCGTTCTTCAGCGACTCCAGCACCTCCTCCGGCCGCACCACCTTCGAGGACGACCCCATAGCCTCCCACctcttccacttccaaatcaccAACCGCAAGCACCCACCTTGTAATTCCCAGACCAAGGGGCTTCAATCTCGCGGGGTGGAATCACTCTATCCGCGGTGGCGTTCGCCGGAGATCCGAAGGGGCAACGACGGGGGCTAGGGTTTGATTTCTCTCCGCTGGTGATAACTGAAGAAAGAGAGGAGGGAAGAGGAGAGAAGAGCACGAGATAGTCACGTGCCCCCTGTTCTAGTTGTAGAGCACGAGATTTAGGGCCTTGTCCAGCTCAAACTAGTTTTACTATTCTTGGATcacactaaactattttagttcCTTTTTAATCATTGTGTTTAAAAATTTAGCTAAAATGATTAAAGttctgactaaaatttagcaagagaaaCCAGACAAGTCTTTATTTTAATCCCATCCGCTGATCGGTATGATTGGAACTGATGGAATTGCAGTTTGTATTTCATAGACGCTCTACCTTGGGTGTTTCGTTGAGCGTATGCAACGAGTTGAGCGTGGATCAAAAGTGGCATATATTATAGGATAAAAAAGAGACTAATTTaatataaaatactaaaattttcaGAGTTATGCAGAATACAGAATTTATTGTCTTCATTATAGCCTCTTGAGGCTATTTTGGAGtttttttcaaaatagagaATGACAACCATTTTACTAAAAATTTTGGATGATGTTTAGTTTCATTATGCAAAATGATAGATCAAAacctttttttttatgaaaggAGAACTGAACACCCCCTGAGTAAAATGAATAGCTTGCATATGAATCCATTCCTGTTTTTTGTAGGATTATATTCCATTGTAACTAGCTGGGGTGGTTTCGTGTA encodes:
- the LOC8058351 gene encoding uncharacterized protein LOC8058351; its protein translation is MGSSSKVVRPEEVLESLKNDGSIDALRMKIIAQLKANEDMKKNTMMMVEQSKVLNTPGAEKKTKRELFDALRQELETPVLEKASKAVWELILDNGGLGKEITETVEKVFCRLSGIDMMPPPPSVSGAHQEKDDMAVDEVVKSKEVDAFEPSSSRKRPFSDVNRKGAGALPNGSATDQHDESEDSDQKI